Proteins from a genomic interval of Chryseobacterium indologenes:
- a CDS encoding gliding motility-associated C-terminal domain-containing protein: MNKILPFCFFIIILCISGNYSRAQTYQLAGNPVNTTGWTVVPTATVNTDFIQLTPDTNNQSGSIRLNDPINLKYCDKWRVEFDFRMDSNQNSNGDGIAFWYLANPPIASVLGSGLGVSQNAVGFIVGFDTYNNTTTATMSKVHVAYGQVANTTDSNNVEFFNVPGSSFHSPDLNTTQPFQGTTYKHVEVTAQVDPAAPANWIVKITIDGNVICNQSFAPAGTAAAMTVGYFGFSASTGGARSRHSIKNVKIYTDKVPILLNSISQSFCPNPTTGYGSVNLTSYNSQFVSNPSNYTFTYYPLGSSTPIANPTNYQFNTNTTVTVVIKDNAGILCDNPDGKIQLSIAPFKAEDKTILACNNNKIGTATFNLNTAAVTGVPGSVKKYYKTLNDLNADTNEILNPDSYLSVPGVVYVKVTTPQGCTGNAKITLAFYAETPVKEATLRACFIENNITNAVFDLNSADVTSLTSGFTKKYYTSVANALSGTNEIVSFLQYISASTTVYAKVTDSNGCFAIAKINLIVLPPVKSGILKDKTLCIGEKTNLDAGPGFNGYEWSTGETTQSIKDVGVGEYWVKLKTGNCITTQIVKVMAAPNPVIASIDINHNTITVYVAGGTPPYQYSLDGATWQTSNIFTGLARGEVKVYVKDLYNCSPVEVQITVPNLVNAITPNGDNINDFIDYSALGYKKNLVFTVYDRYGNKMYEADKMRNFTWNGMASGKRVPTGTYWYTISWNENNKNNTETKYSGWVLVKNRE, from the coding sequence ATGAATAAAATACTACCGTTTTGTTTTTTCATTATTATACTATGTATTTCGGGGAATTATTCACGGGCACAAACATACCAGCTGGCCGGGAACCCTGTAAACACCACAGGATGGACTGTAGTTCCTACTGCTACAGTAAATACTGATTTCATCCAACTCACCCCTGATACGAACAATCAATCAGGTTCCATCAGACTCAATGATCCCATCAATTTAAAATATTGTGACAAATGGAGGGTCGAATTTGACTTCAGAATGGATTCCAACCAAAACTCCAACGGAGACGGTATTGCATTCTGGTATCTTGCCAACCCACCTATTGCAAGTGTACTAGGGTCCGGCCTTGGAGTTTCCCAAAATGCCGTCGGATTTATTGTCGGATTTGATACTTACAATAACACAACGACAGCTACAATGAGCAAAGTGCATGTTGCGTATGGGCAGGTGGCCAACACAACAGACAGTAATAATGTAGAATTCTTCAATGTTCCCGGAAGTTCTTTCCACTCACCTGACCTCAATACTACCCAACCTTTCCAGGGAACCACCTATAAACATGTTGAAGTAACCGCTCAGGTAGACCCTGCCGCTCCTGCCAACTGGATTGTAAAAATAACTATAGACGGTAATGTAATCTGCAATCAGTCTTTTGCACCTGCAGGTACAGCAGCTGCAATGACGGTAGGATATTTTGGCTTCTCAGCATCTACAGGAGGCGCCAGATCGAGACATTCAATCAAAAATGTAAAAATATATACGGACAAAGTCCCTATCCTGTTAAATTCTATATCTCAGTCTTTTTGCCCCAATCCTACAACCGGTTATGGAAGCGTAAACCTGACCTCATATAATTCCCAGTTTGTCAGCAATCCTTCTAATTATACATTCACTTATTATCCTTTAGGAAGTTCTACTCCCATTGCGAATCCCACTAATTACCAATTTAACACAAATACTACCGTCACAGTCGTAATAAAGGATAATGCGGGAATACTCTGTGATAATCCTGATGGAAAAATTCAGTTGAGCATTGCTCCTTTTAAAGCGGAGGACAAAACAATTCTTGCCTGTAATAATAATAAAATCGGCACCGCCACTTTCAATCTGAATACGGCTGCCGTCACTGGCGTTCCGGGTTCTGTTAAAAAATATTACAAGACCTTAAATGACCTGAATGCAGACACCAACGAAATATTAAATCCTGACAGTTATTTATCAGTCCCTGGCGTTGTTTATGTAAAAGTAACCACCCCACAGGGCTGTACTGGTAATGCTAAAATAACCCTCGCATTTTACGCTGAAACTCCCGTAAAAGAAGCAACCCTGAGAGCATGTTTTATTGAAAATAATATCACCAACGCTGTATTTGATTTAAACTCTGCAGACGTAACTTCTTTAACCAGCGGGTTTACAAAAAAATACTACACTTCAGTAGCCAACGCTCTAAGCGGCACTAATGAAATTGTAAGTTTCCTTCAATACATATCAGCAAGCACAACAGTATATGCTAAAGTAACCGACAGCAACGGATGTTTTGCTATTGCTAAAATCAACCTTATAGTTCTTCCTCCCGTAAAATCCGGAATTTTAAAGGATAAAACTCTTTGTATCGGTGAAAAGACGAATCTTGATGCCGGCCCTGGATTTAACGGATATGAGTGGAGCACCGGGGAAACCACGCAGTCTATCAAAGACGTTGGGGTTGGAGAGTATTGGGTAAAGCTTAAAACCGGAAACTGTATTACCACTCAGATTGTAAAAGTAATGGCGGCACCCAATCCTGTTATTGCAAGCATTGATATTAACCACAATACAATTACGGTCTATGTAGCCGGAGGAACACCACCGTATCAATATTCTTTAGACGGAGCTACTTGGCAGACATCCAATATTTTTACCGGTCTGGCAAGAGGGGAAGTAAAAGTCTATGTGAAAGATTTATACAATTGCTCACCCGTGGAAGTCCAAATCACGGTTCCTAATCTTGTGAATGCCATTACTCCCAATGGGGACAACATTAATGATTTCATTGACTATTCTGCATTAGGATATAAGAAAAATTTAGTGTTTACGGTATATGACCGATATGGCAACAAGATGTACGAAGCAGATAAAATGAGGAATTTCACATGGAATGGGATGGCATCCGGTAAAAGGGTTCCTACGGGCACTTACTGGTATACCATTTCATGGAACGAAAATAATAAAAACAATACCGAAACAAAATATTCCGGTTGGGTATTGGTCAAAAATAGAGAATAG
- the rnhA gene encoding ribonuclease HI, translating to MKIEIYTDGACSGNPGKGGYGILMRVPEKNYQKTFSKGFRKTTNNRMELLAVISALEKLKSTENQIHVYTDSKYVADAVNQNWIQGWIKRGWKNVKNPDLWKKFIELYNKHTPTMHWIKGHAGHFENELCDQLAVAAANSADLEIDAYFEGLDSNSLF from the coding sequence TTGAAAATCGAAATCTACACCGACGGAGCCTGCAGCGGAAACCCCGGAAAAGGCGGTTACGGAATCCTTATGCGCGTTCCTGAAAAAAACTATCAGAAAACGTTTTCCAAAGGCTTCAGAAAAACAACCAACAACAGGATGGAGCTTCTTGCTGTTATTTCCGCATTGGAAAAATTAAAATCTACAGAAAATCAGATCCATGTTTATACAGACAGTAAATATGTAGCTGATGCCGTTAATCAAAACTGGATCCAGGGATGGATCAAGAGAGGCTGGAAAAATGTAAAAAATCCGGATCTCTGGAAAAAATTCATTGAGCTTTACAACAAACACACACCCACGATGCATTGGATAAAAGGTCACGCAGGTCATTTCGAAAACGAGCTTTGTGATCAACTTGCAGTAGCTGCCGCCAACTCTGCCGATTTAGAAATCGATGCGTATTTTGAAGGATTAGATAGTAATTCTCTTTTTTAA
- the dnaB gene encoding replicative DNA helicase, translating into MAQKETLSSLTHGNFAKELSIADGKMPPNAVDFERLVIGTFLIDKKGLDHSIDLLTPEVFYDPRHQCIFSTILKLYEGNHPVDLMTVIQDLKKNDKLSQAGGDHYIIDLTMGVSSSAHIEYHVRVILEKYILRSLINVSANVIDSSYKESTDVFELLDKAEQSFFEITNGTIKKGFDTANSLVKQAIDTIKSLKDKQGLSGVPSGFRDVDKETGGWQNSDLIIIAARPAMGKTAFLLSMARNIAVGHKIPMALFSLEMASVQLITRMIASETRISSEKLRKGTLDDEEWQRLFSNVSELENAPLYIDETPSLSIFDFRAKCRRLVMQHGVRLIMVDYLQLMTAGSSGKGVGNREQEISMISRSLKAIAKELNVPVIALSQLSRSVETRPGKRPQLSDLRESGAIEQDADIVSFIFRPEYYKITVWDNDEEGQETSTENQAELIIAKHRNGATADVRLSFLKHFAKFGDIEAALDGSAGGGYPSNFGEPSGFDKIKTTIQPGAAFDLPDSSKLSGSSMNDFDDDDDFPF; encoded by the coding sequence ATGGCGCAGAAAGAAACATTATCATCCCTGACACACGGAAACTTTGCAAAAGAATTGTCTATTGCGGATGGAAAAATGCCTCCCAATGCAGTGGATTTTGAAAGGCTTGTTATAGGAACTTTTTTGATTGACAAAAAAGGTCTCGACCATTCTATTGACCTCCTTACCCCGGAAGTATTTTATGACCCCAGACACCAATGCATCTTTTCTACCATTCTAAAGCTTTATGAAGGGAATCATCCGGTAGATTTAATGACGGTGATCCAGGATTTAAAGAAAAATGACAAGCTAAGCCAGGCAGGAGGCGATCATTACATCATCGACCTGACCATGGGAGTAAGTTCATCTGCCCATATAGAATATCACGTTCGTGTTATTCTTGAAAAATATATTTTAAGAAGTCTCATTAATGTTTCAGCCAATGTGATCGATTCCTCTTACAAAGAATCTACAGATGTTTTCGAACTTCTGGATAAGGCTGAACAGTCATTTTTTGAAATCACCAACGGAACGATTAAGAAGGGATTCGATACAGCCAATTCATTGGTAAAACAGGCTATCGATACAATCAAGTCTTTAAAGGACAAGCAAGGACTTTCAGGAGTTCCATCAGGTTTCAGGGATGTGGATAAAGAAACCGGTGGCTGGCAGAATTCTGACCTCATCATTATCGCAGCCCGTCCCGCAATGGGAAAAACCGCTTTCCTTCTTTCGATGGCAAGAAATATTGCCGTAGGTCACAAAATCCCAATGGCCCTTTTCTCTCTCGAGATGGCATCTGTACAGCTTATCACCAGGATGATTGCTTCTGAAACAAGAATCTCGTCGGAGAAACTTAGAAAGGGTACTCTTGATGATGAAGAATGGCAGCGATTGTTTTCTAACGTTTCTGAACTGGAAAATGCTCCTTTGTACATTGATGAAACTCCCTCTCTCTCTATATTCGACTTCCGTGCAAAGTGTCGACGACTCGTTATGCAACATGGAGTAAGACTGATCATGGTCGATTATCTTCAGCTGATGACCGCAGGGAGCAGCGGAAAAGGAGTTGGAAACCGTGAACAGGAAATTTCAATGATTTCACGTTCATTAAAAGCTATTGCGAAAGAACTGAATGTACCGGTTATTGCACTTTCCCAGCTTTCCCGTAGTGTGGAAACACGTCCCGGCAAAAGACCTCAGCTTTCGGACCTTAGGGAATCCGGAGCAATTGAGCAGGATGCCGATATCGTATCTTTTATTTTCAGACCTGAATATTACAAAATCACAGTTTGGGATAATGATGAGGAAGGCCAGGAAACTTCTACAGAAAACCAGGCTGAGCTTATTATTGCCAAGCACAGGAATGGTGCTACTGCAGATGTGAGATTGTCATTCTTGAAGCATTTTGCAAAGTTTGGAGATATTGAAGCCGCTCTTGATGGGAGTGCCGGAGGTGGCTATCCTTCCAACTTTGGTGAACCAAGTGGTTTTGATAAAATTAAAACAACCATTCAGCCGGGTGCTGCATTTGACCTTCCGGACAGCTCAAAACTTTCAGGGTCATCAATGAATGACTTTGACGATGATGATGACTTTCCGTTTTAA
- a CDS encoding T9SS C-terminal target domain-containing protein, whose translation MKKILLFLILLITQAVYSQSDCISAIPICGNSDISYNPAGHGDVIEILKQNGGCLNSNENLSVWYTFTAATSGTLAFTIKPNQQSDDYDFAVYGPTTNGCTGLMQDPAQNIFKQPIRCNFSGASGDTGLDINMAPPAVFPTFPPNNTADMNNGTKWSPYMNVTAGETYYLIIDNYRSTAKGFSMIWSGTASLSSAFNDPVLAPYPFITPGVPAANPTDPSQVMVCGLPTQFNFSTLTGAIINGNSANFSVSYHSNTNDVLTGSNPLGIETVNGTTTYYYRVVYHDPANPNNPINGCFITGKFKFVDASITANTATLYSCNNNGEGKAQFDLTTANVFGGPGAIIKYYPTQADMNAETNEITNPTNYVSPEATVYVKVTSNFGCKATTTIRLLFFPTVDLTDAVIENCYIENDITRSTFDLTKASIGLPNPVPANTVIKYYKTLGDAKNQTNPILNPSAYVSENTIVYVRVENDKHCYSISKITLKVLPPVKSSVLKDKIICAENRTTLDAGPGFVSYEWSTGATTQSISNVGIGAYWVKLQTGKCFTVQEVHVRASLQPVITSIDITNNNITVTATGGVPPYKYSVDGVTWQDSNSFTGLPRGENTVYVKDTYNCNPIQITVTVPNLINAITPNGDNINDYIDYSALAYKKNLIFTVYDRYGNKLYEANKTRNFTWDGTASGKKIVTGTYWYTISWNENDKNNTETKYSGWILVKNKE comes from the coding sequence ATGAAAAAAATACTACTCTTTTTAATTTTATTAATAACTCAGGCAGTCTATTCACAGTCAGACTGTATTTCAGCTATTCCCATTTGTGGTAATTCTGATATTTCATACAACCCGGCCGGCCATGGTGATGTTATAGAAATCCTTAAGCAAAACGGAGGATGTCTGAATTCCAATGAAAATTTATCCGTATGGTATACATTTACGGCAGCAACATCAGGAACCCTTGCCTTCACCATCAAACCTAATCAACAGTCGGATGATTATGATTTTGCCGTTTACGGACCTACCACCAACGGCTGTACAGGCCTGATGCAGGATCCTGCACAAAATATTTTCAAGCAACCCATCAGATGTAACTTCTCAGGTGCTTCCGGAGATACAGGACTGGACATCAATATGGCACCGCCTGCTGTATTCCCAACCTTTCCTCCCAACAATACTGCTGACATGAACAACGGTACCAAGTGGAGCCCTTATATGAATGTAACAGCAGGTGAAACCTACTATCTGATTATTGACAACTATCGTAGTACAGCTAAAGGTTTCTCTATGATCTGGTCCGGTACTGCAAGTTTAAGTTCCGCATTTAACGATCCGGTTCTTGCTCCATATCCGTTTATTACACCAGGAGTACCAGCAGCAAATCCTACAGACCCAAGTCAGGTTATGGTTTGCGGGCTCCCTACACAATTTAATTTCTCCACACTTACCGGAGCTATCATCAATGGAAACAGCGCCAACTTCAGTGTAAGCTACCACAGCAATACCAATGATGTACTAACGGGAAGCAACCCTCTTGGAATTGAAACGGTAAACGGAACTACCACATATTATTACAGAGTCGTATATCACGATCCTGCCAATCCTAATAATCCGATTAACGGATGTTTTATTACCGGAAAATTCAAATTTGTTGATGCGAGCATCACGGCGAATACCGCTACTTTATATTCATGTAATAATAACGGAGAAGGTAAAGCTCAGTTTGACTTGACAACGGCTAATGTATTTGGCGGTCCGGGAGCTATTATTAAATACTACCCTACCCAGGCTGACATGAACGCAGAGACCAATGAGATTACCAATCCTACCAACTACGTTTCGCCTGAAGCAACAGTGTATGTGAAAGTAACTTCTAATTTCGGATGTAAGGCTACTACAACAATCAGATTACTGTTTTTCCCGACCGTTGATTTAACAGACGCTGTCATTGAAAACTGTTATATTGAAAACGATATCACCCGTTCAACATTTGATCTTACAAAGGCTTCAATCGGACTTCCAAACCCGGTTCCTGCCAATACGGTCATCAAATATTACAAGACATTGGGAGATGCTAAAAACCAGACTAACCCTATTTTAAATCCTTCAGCTTATGTTTCTGAAAATACAATAGTATATGTAAGGGTTGAAAATGATAAACATTGCTACTCGATCTCCAAAATCACTTTAAAGGTTCTGCCACCGGTAAAATCAAGTGTTTTAAAAGATAAAATTATCTGTGCCGAAAACAGAACAACACTGGATGCGGGACCTGGATTCGTAAGCTACGAATGGAGTACGGGAGCAACGACTCAGTCTATCAGCAATGTGGGAATAGGTGCATATTGGGTAAAACTTCAGACCGGAAAATGTTTCACCGTACAGGAAGTACATGTACGCGCAAGCCTGCAGCCGGTGATTACTTCAATAGACATCACCAATAACAACATTACCGTGACTGCTACGGGAGGAGTGCCACCTTACAAATACTCTGTGGACGGTGTTACATGGCAGGATTCCAACTCATTCACAGGGCTTCCGAGAGGTGAAAACACAGTCTATGTAAAAGATACATACAACTGTAATCCGATCCAGATAACCGTTACCGTTCCAAACCTGATCAATGCGATTACACCCAACGGAGATAACATTAATGATTATATAGATTATTCTGCATTAGCCTATAAGAAAAATCTGATATTCACAGTTTATGACAGATATGGAAACAAACTGTATGAAGCCAACAAAACAAGAAACTTCACATGGGACGGAACCGCATCCGGCAAAAAAATAGTAACAGGAACCTACTGGTATACAATCTCCTGGAACGAAAATGATAAAAATAACACCGAGACAAAATATTCAGGATGGATATTGGTAAAAAATAAAGAATAA
- a CDS encoding T9SS C-terminal target domain-containing protein produces the protein MKKFLLIFLTIITQMLCAQQDCMTAIPVCSDADISLKPNGWGTIHEGEVGCLGTRGESNSIWLTFSIETAGTLTFVVTPTGPTAIDIDYDFALYGPNHDCANLTAAPLRCSYASPNWGAISPTGLDMTSVDLSEDSSGDGFVKYLDVLPGQVYHLLLNNYSDEVSPFTLTFGGTAKLLTPFDHNSSHIYQPNPFLRPGPTQNGEIPVCGSIVNYDFSTLSAQILNANPNFIVKYYASSADSSNDANAITTPTNINVATTYYYAISYVDPNSPSSFLNQCREFGQIKFLDKSFTLNPATLTSCSNNNSGTALYDLSTATVGADPTHVLKYYPSMYDLNNGTNEITNPYQYYSAEGSAFVKATNEFGCFATAEITLKFYPLVTVRDAELTTCFLENNPSTGLFNLNNAQVTDASGTLSKKFFPSLLDAIDSTNEILNFTNYIAPNGVVYVRVFDSRGCYSVAKITLKVTPPVRSEVLKDKIICIEDKTTLDAGPGFKSYEWSTGATTQVINNVGVGTYWVKLKTGECTTTQTVKVYPSEQPVISNVDISNNTLTVNVIGGTPEYQYSMDNITWQTSNVFSNIARGSYKLYVKDAYDCDPIVITVLVPNLINVITPNGDGVNDTIDYSAIADKQNLVLTVFDRYGAKIHQADKSNGYKWDGTIAGKKIPTGTYWYSLTWNENDKKNTAFKFSGWVLVKNRE, from the coding sequence ATGAAAAAATTTCTACTGATTTTTCTAACCATAATCACTCAGATGCTTTGTGCACAACAGGATTGTATGACCGCAATTCCTGTATGTAGTGATGCTGATATTTCTCTCAAACCGAATGGCTGGGGAACTATTCACGAAGGAGAGGTTGGTTGCTTAGGAACAAGGGGAGAGAGTAATTCAATCTGGCTGACTTTCAGTATCGAAACTGCCGGAACCTTGACATTTGTTGTTACCCCTACGGGCCCTACCGCCATAGATATCGACTATGATTTCGCACTATACGGACCTAATCATGACTGTGCCAATTTAACTGCAGCCCCGTTGAGATGTTCGTATGCTTCACCTAACTGGGGAGCTATAAGCCCGACCGGTCTGGATATGACTTCGGTAGACCTTTCAGAAGACAGCTCAGGCGACGGCTTTGTAAAGTATTTAGATGTGCTTCCTGGACAAGTTTACCATTTGCTGCTTAATAACTACTCAGATGAAGTTTCACCATTTACTTTAACATTCGGGGGAACAGCTAAGCTTCTGACACCATTCGATCACAACTCATCTCATATTTACCAGCCCAATCCGTTTTTACGACCTGGCCCTACCCAAAATGGGGAAATTCCTGTCTGCGGAAGTATCGTAAATTATGACTTTTCAACACTTTCAGCACAAATTTTAAATGCAAACCCTAATTTCATCGTAAAATATTATGCCAGCAGTGCTGATTCTTCAAATGATGCCAATGCCATCACTACACCTACCAATATCAATGTAGCGACTACATATTATTATGCGATCAGCTATGTAGATCCTAATAGTCCTTCGAGTTTCTTAAATCAATGTAGAGAATTCGGACAAATAAAATTTCTGGATAAATCCTTTACTCTGAATCCTGCAACACTTACTTCATGTAGCAATAATAATTCAGGGACCGCTTTATATGATCTTTCAACAGCTACGGTAGGAGCAGATCCGACTCATGTATTAAAGTACTATCCATCTATGTATGACCTTAATAACGGGACTAACGAGATCACAAATCCTTACCAATATTATTCGGCTGAGGGATCAGCGTTCGTAAAAGCAACAAACGAGTTTGGTTGTTTTGCTACGGCGGAAATTACTTTAAAATTCTATCCATTGGTGACGGTACGTGATGCTGAACTGACTACCTGCTTTCTGGAAAATAATCCGTCAACCGGTTTGTTCAATCTGAACAATGCACAGGTAACGGACGCATCAGGTACTCTAAGCAAAAAGTTCTTCCCATCATTGCTGGATGCCATAGATTCAACCAATGAAATCCTCAATTTCACCAACTACATCGCTCCCAACGGAGTTGTATATGTAAGGGTTTTTGATAGCAGAGGATGTTATTCGGTTGCAAAAATCACTTTAAAAGTAACTCCTCCTGTAAGATCCGAAGTTCTGAAAGATAAGATTATTTGTATAGAAGATAAAACCACCCTGGATGCAGGCCCTGGATTTAAAAGTTACGAATGGAGTACGGGAGCCACCACGCAGGTGATCAATAACGTAGGAGTAGGAACGTATTGGGTAAAACTGAAAACCGGAGAATGCACCACTACCCAAACAGTCAAAGTATATCCTTCCGAACAACCGGTCATCAGCAATGTTGATATTTCAAACAATACTTTAACGGTAAATGTAATCGGAGGAACACCGGAATATCAGTATTCAATGGACAATATAACCTGGCAAACCTCCAATGTATTCTCGAATATTGCAAGAGGAAGCTATAAGCTTTATGTAAAAGATGCGTATGATTGTGATCCGATTGTAATCACTGTACTTGTTCCGAACCTGATCAACGTGATCACTCCGAATGGAGATGGCGTAAATGACACCATAGATTACTCAGCAATTGCAGATAAGCAAAATCTTGTATTGACTGTTTTTGACAGATACGGTGCTAAAATTCATCAGGCCGATAAATCAAACGGCTATAAATGGGATGGAACAATTGCCGGTAAAAAAATACCGACAGGAACCTATTGGTATTCCCTGACCTGGAATGAAAACGACAAGAAAAATACGGCCTTTAAGTTTTCGGGCTGGGTACTTGTAAAAAACAGAGAATAA
- a CDS encoding MFS transporter: protein MISFTPLQTLQNVEFRNLLTGRFFIVLAFRMLATLLGWWVYQLTKDPFSIGLIGLSEVIPAVSCALYAGHVIDMNEKKRLLLICNYAYIFLIGLLLIPAFLDVEMHFTGHQITYFIYGVIFFTGIARAFIGPIVPSMIPKIVKKENLPNAVTLNQATFLISSVCGHAIGGLLIGYFGVKWTLVVILSLIFIASLFFWQLKKQYSEYKKEMVNVVDSMREGITYIFKTKEILGALCLDMFAVLFGGAVAMIPVFATDILNAGAEGFGLLNAASDIGSMCIITLLSIVPLRKNQGKILLIVVTGFGLCIIGFGLSKLYWLSFMFLVMSGMLDGISVVIRGTIVQLKTPDHIRGRVLSVNSIFIMSSNEMGQFESGLMAKLLGVVRSVVFGGTMTVLIALLVGSTNPKLRKMQY from the coding sequence ATGATTTCCTTTACCCCGTTACAGACCTTACAAAATGTTGAGTTCAGGAATCTTCTTACCGGAAGATTTTTTATTGTTTTAGCTTTCAGAATGCTTGCCACATTATTGGGATGGTGGGTGTATCAATTAACAAAAGATCCTTTTTCAATTGGGCTTATCGGGCTTTCAGAGGTAATTCCTGCAGTGAGTTGTGCGTTGTATGCCGGTCATGTGATAGATATGAATGAAAAAAAGCGATTGTTGCTCATCTGTAATTATGCTTATATTTTTCTGATCGGACTCCTCCTCATTCCGGCATTCCTGGATGTGGAAATGCACTTTACAGGACATCAGATTACGTATTTTATTTATGGTGTTATATTTTTCACAGGGATTGCCAGGGCTTTTATAGGACCTATTGTTCCCTCGATGATTCCTAAAATTGTAAAAAAGGAAAATTTACCCAATGCGGTGACTCTTAATCAGGCTACATTCCTTATATCGTCAGTGTGCGGACATGCTATTGGAGGTCTTTTAATAGGATATTTCGGAGTAAAATGGACCCTGGTCGTTATTCTATCTCTGATATTTATTGCTTCTCTATTTTTCTGGCAGCTTAAAAAACAGTATTCAGAATATAAAAAAGAAATGGTAAATGTTGTAGACAGCATGCGTGAGGGAATAACCTATATTTTTAAAACCAAGGAAATTTTGGGTGCATTGTGTCTCGATATGTTTGCTGTACTTTTCGGAGGTGCCGTTGCAATGATCCCTGTATTTGCCACAGATATACTCAACGCAGGTGCCGAAGGATTTGGTCTTCTGAATGCAGCCTCTGACATTGGCTCTATGTGTATTATTACTTTGCTGTCTATTGTTCCTTTGCGTAAAAACCAGGGAAAAATACTTCTTATAGTTGTTACCGGTTTTGGACTGTGCATTATCGGATTCGGACTTTCTAAATTGTATTGGCTGAGCTTTATGTTTCTGGTGATGAGCGGAATGCTTGATGGTATTTCGGTGGTAATCAGAGGAACTATCGTGCAATTGAAAACACCGGATCACATCCGTGGTCGGGTGCTGAGTGTGAATTCAATATTCATCATGTCCAGCAATGAGATGGGGCAGTTTGAGAGCGGGCTTATGGCCAAGCTGCTTGGGGTTGTACGATCTGTAGTTTTTGGCGGAACGATGACCGTTTTAATTGCTTTACTTGTAGGAAGCACCAATCCTAAGCTCAGAAAAATGCAATACTAA